The DNA window AAGTAATTTATCAACCTTTAAGAAAATACGATGAGCCTATTACCTTCTCGGCAATTACTGCTGTTTCTAAGAGTATGAGAAAAGTGATTGATACTGCCGAAAAAGCCGCTACCGCTAAATTACCTGTTCTTCTTGTAGGAGAATCAGGGACTGGTAAGGAACTAATTGCCGAGGCTATTCACTGGGCACAGTCTTCGGTTAGACAGATGTATACGCTGTACTGCCATGGAACAGATGGTACCATCATCGATCAATTAGGCGAAGATATTAAACAAATGGGCGATGGAACGATTTACTGTGAACGAATTGATTTGTTGCCTTTGTCTTTGCAAGAGCAGTTATTGACCATGGCTGAAGAACGTTCACGAGGAAATACCTATTTTATTGCGAGTGTTGGTGAAGATCCGGTTGAATTGATTACTTCACACAAGTTGCTGAAGGATTTGTATTATTTCTTTTCGTCGATGACCATTAAAGTAGAACCGCTGCGTTCACGGAAAGAGGACATTTTGCCGTTTGTTGACGATTATTTTTCTCGTCACCGAATGAAAGTAGGTTCGGTTGTTCGCGGATTGGATTTAGAAGTGACTGATTTGCTTCATGCTTATGACTGGCCAGGAAATTTAAAAGAACTTGAAGTGCTGCTCGATGAAATAACGTCGATGCTAACAACACAAGAAATTATAACTGTAGACATGCTGCCTTATCACTTTAAACTAAAGACCAATTTGAACGGCGCACAAAATCCTGAAGATTTTATTGTTCAATCCACCACAGAGTTGCTGCCACTTGAGGATTATTTGTTTGAAGCGGAAATGTATTATTTGCAAAAAGCGATGGATTTACATAGTGGCAATGTGACAAAAGCCGCTGCCGCTCTTGGCATGAGCCGTCAAAATTTGCAGTACCGTCTACGTAAAATCAAAAAAAATGAAGCACAGACATGATGTCTGTGCTTCGTTTTTTGTTTATTACTGTTGACCAGAACGCTTGATCCACTCTTCCATTTTTTCTTTCAAAGAGTTAAATCCTTCAGAATCACTTTCGTTCACATGTGACTGAAGAGATTGTTTTGGTTTTTCAGTTTTTTGAGCTGCTACTGGCTGCTCTTGAAGTGCGCGGATTGACAAGCTGATTTTTTTAGATTTTTCATCAACTTCCAATACTTTCACGTCAACTTCTTGTCCTACTGCCAAATACTCACTAACTTCTTTTACGTAACCGTGAGTGATTTCTGAAATGTGGACCAAACCTTGTGTTTGATCGTCTAAAGCTACGAATGCGCCGTATGGCTGGATTCCTGTAACTTTACCTGAAACCTTATCGCCTGTTTGGTATGTTTTTGTCATGTTTACCCGCTCCTAGTCATATCTAATTGTCCTGTACACCTATTGGCATCTGTATATTATAGCACAACTATATGCTGGGAGCAAAATCAGTATTCATTTATATTCGACATTCGCCAGCCATCTTTGGTTTTATCCATGTTAAACATTTCAGGAAACAGATTTTCCTGTGCCGTTGTATAGTATTGTATTTCCACTGTCCCTCCACGTCCCAGTGGATGATTTGGAGTAAAATGGCTCCTAAATGTCAATTGTGCCAATTCAGAAAATGGCCGGAAATTTTTCAATGCTAATAAATCGACAAACTCTTCATCAGTCAAATGGGTTTCTATCATCAATTTTTTCAT is part of the Planococcus kocurii genome and encodes:
- a CDS encoding sigma 54-interacting transcriptional regulator is translated as MKTENIDLSPFYKFAGEHVAIGIHAIDMKGKTILYNKKMREIEGFDFEELADRSLLEMFRFDQHESTLLQVLQSGTPVFNVKQTYWNRKGQEITTINDTYPVVEGDALIGAIELSRDVTTLEKVIYQPLRKYDEPITFSAITAVSKSMRKVIDTAEKAATAKLPVLLVGESGTGKELIAEAIHWAQSSVRQMYTLYCHGTDGTIIDQLGEDIKQMGDGTIYCERIDLLPLSLQEQLLTMAEERSRGNTYFIASVGEDPVELITSHKLLKDLYYFFSSMTIKVEPLRSRKEDILPFVDDYFSRHRMKVGSVVRGLDLEVTDLLHAYDWPGNLKELEVLLDEITSMLTTQEIITVDMLPYHFKLKTNLNGAQNPEDFIVQSTTELLPLEDYLFEAEMYYLQKAMDLHSGNVTKAAAALGMSRQNLQYRLRKIKKNEAQT
- the yugI gene encoding S1 domain-containing post-transcriptional regulator GSP13 codes for the protein MTKTYQTGDKVSGKVTGIQPYGAFVALDDQTQGLVHISEITHGYVKEVSEYLAVGQEVDVKVLEVDEKSKKISLSIRALQEQPVAAQKTEKPKQSLQSHVNESDSEGFNSLKEKMEEWIKRSGQQ